The genomic window CAAGAACAAGTTCGCCATGAAGTCTTTAAACAATTTCATATCACAGATGACGCCCTTCTTCTTTTACACAATTGGAGGGTATCTGGTGATAAAAGGCGATCTCACGCTCGGGGCTCTAATCGCAGTATTAACTGCATACAAAGACATGGGCGCTCCGCTAAAAGAGCTCTTTCGCTACTATCAGGCGCAAGCCGATGCTCACGTCAGATACTCCGAAATCAAACCTTACATCTCAAAGGAAATCAACAGTACGGACAACCGGCTTGCAGATGTAACGGTTCTGTCTGAAGTCGGTTAAAAAAAACGTCCCCTTAATTGAGGTAGGTCAACGTAACTCGATATTTAAGGGCATAAGTGTTACGTTACTGCCCAAAGGAAGTTTGATCAATGAATGCACAGCAAGCACTAATACGCGCCGTACTGATCCTGCTCGTCGGGATTAGCGCTATAATGCTTGCTCCCCATATTGCAGTCGCGTCGACTGGATCTTTTCCTGCGCATTCTGCAGAACTCAATGGTTTTGACGTTGAACACCAGCATGACCTGGCTTCGTGCTGCCCTCAGGTTTCTTGTCACTCCACATCAGCGGTCCTTACCGAGATTATCCTACCGGTTTCCGAGTTTTCCCATGTACAGAACGGGATAGAAGAAGTGTCCCTTCAGCCGGTATCTCGGTCATGGATTTTCCAGCCTCCCATATCCTGATCCTCCCGAACAAATAGCGAATAACTGTTCTGGGTTCTGCACCTGCCGATGGCATGCGTACAGATCGAGCCTTGGTGTTCTGCACCATGCTGCTTTCAGACGGAACAGTCATACCTAAAGGTATTTATGGGATGGCGAAGAGAAATGGAAAATATTCTCAGTTGGTTGCTTTGGGGAGCCTTCATCATATTGATGATGCGCTTTGGTTGCGGTGCTCACATGTTTGGGCACAAAAAGCACACCCACAATAAGAAACAAGCGGACGGTCAGGCTGAGGCAATCCGATGGGAGCACCCTCAGTCCGCCGTTGACCCGGTTTGTCATAAAACTGTCGATCCGCGCATCGCCAAAACAGCCATTTATGGCGGTGAAGTATTCTACTTCTGTTCAGACACCTGTCGTTCGAAATTTGAAGTGTCGCCAGATACCTATGTCGATGGCAGCGCAATTAGCCGACAAACTCACGTATCGCCAAGCTAGTTCAGCGAAATCAATAGGCGGCAGCAACAGGACCAGGGTTGACTAGTTCCCTTGGTCTCACGTGTCTTCGAATATTTGATACATACGCATAAAACAAAGGCCCGAAGAAAATGAAAAAACAAATCAATTGGCCAAAGTATTTGGTTATCGGTTTTTTCGCAGTAGGGATCATCGCCATGACCCTGAATTCGTTTCTGCCCGGGAAAGATGACATCAAAGATCTTGAACTGACCGATAGCGGAATTGCGCTCCCCAGTTTCAGCAAGGAAGCCATGGTAGGAAACCAGCTTTTCGATATGAACTGTGTTGCTTGTCACGGAGGCAATGCAACAGGCACAGAGCAAGGCCCGCCGCTGATGCACAGAATCTACAATCCGGGACATCATTCAGATCGCGCATTCTATCTAGCTGTTCAAAACGGGGCAAAACAACATCACTGGCCCTTTGGCGATATGCCAGCCCAGCCTCAGGTCAGTTCGGAACAGGTAGCACGGATCATTCGTTATATACGCGAGCTGCAAGAAGCAAACGGCATCGCGTACCAAAAACACCAAATGTGAGGCAGGAATGGATCATCAGGCAGAATACAAGAAAAACAGTATCTCGCTCCTTGGCGCCATATCCATGGGCACCGGTGTTATGATCGGAGCAGGAATTTTTGCTTTGACCGGACAAATTGCCGAACTTGCAGGAAAGTGGTTCCCGTTGTCGTTCCTGTTTGGCGCACTTGTCACTGCTTTTAGTGCTTATACCTACATCAAGATGTCCAATGCTTTCCCGTCTGCAGGCGGGATCGGAATGATCCTCCAAAAAGCATACGGGCCGGGAGCCATAGCAGGCGGCGCAGCATTGCTGATGGCCTTTTCGATGGTCATCAACGAGAGTTTGGTCGCAAGAACATTTGGAACCTATGTTTTGCGGGCGTTTGACCTGACAGAGCTTGAAGTTCTTATACCGGTATTGGGTGTTTGCCTGATAATTTTTGCATATGCTGTTAACAGAGCTGGCAACAAATCGGTTGGCCTGTTTTCAATGGTCATGGCCGCGTTGAAGATCGGCGGCATTGCATTGTTTGCAATTGCAGCGCTGTGGGCTGGTGGATACTCGTTCGAGCCGTCATCACCCGACGGCGCGAGCTTTCCATTGGCCGGTTTTGTCGCATCAATTGCTCTTTCAATTCTGGCCTTCAAAGGGTTCACAACGATCACAAACAGTGGTGCTGAAATCGTGAGCCCTCATAAGAATGTGGGTCGTGCGATTACGTTCTCAATCCTGATTTGCGTTGTCGTATATATTCTCGTGGCGCTTGCTGTTGGTTCAAGCCTTGACTTGGACGAACTGATAAAAGCCAAAGACTATGCCCTCGCCCAAGCTGCACAGCCAGCATTGGGGCCCATCGGATTTTATCTGACTGTGCTGCTCGCAGTCGTTGCGACGGCGTCCGGTTTGCTAGCAAGCGTGTTTGCGGTGTCAAGAATGCTCGCGATGCTGACCGATATGGAGATGATCCCGCATAGTCATTTTGGAATGTCGGGTTCAATCAAAGACCACACACTTGTTTACACGGTTGTCGTGGCAGCGCTGTTGACAATCTTTTTTGATTTAAGCCGGATCGCTTCACTTGGCGTGTTTTTCTATCTGGTCATGGATGTGCTCATCCACTGGGGATGCTTTAAGTACCTACGACAAGAAATAGGAGCACGCGGCTTTGTAATGATTACAGCAATTGTCTTTGACATCATCGTGCTGCTCGTTTTCGCCGGCATGAAATTGCAAAGCGACCCATCCATTGTTCTCATTGCAACTTTGATGATCGTTGCTGTGTTCATTTTTGAACGTTGGTTCCTGTCAAACTGGATAAACCAATCGGCCAAGGCGCACAGTCACGATCACTCAGAACATTGATTATCCGCAGTGACATTGCAGCATAACAGCAGGAAGCAGACCATGTCTGATCATCATCATAAGAAGCACCAGGATAATCACAAAATGTCTGATCAATCAGGACAGTCGACGGATCCTGTTTGCGGTATGTCGGTCACGGTGGATGCCGATACACCACGCTCTCGGTACGGCAGTGAGACATATTATTTCTGTTCGCAGAAATGTAAGGGCAAGTTCGATAGCTCTCCTGAGAGCGTATTGTCCTCAGAGGAAGAGACATCTGCTGCAAACAGCGCTTCGTCATCGACTTCGGGTCGCTACACCTGCCCGATGCATCCAGAGATCATACGATCCGAACCTGGTTCCTGTCCGATCTGCGGAATGGCACTGGAACCGATGGATATGCCAACAGAAAATGACGCACCAAACCCCGAGATTCGGGATTTCAAAAAGAGATTCTGGTTAGGCGCAGCTCTTACGGTGCCGCTGATTGTCCTAACGATGGGGCCGTTTGTTGGTTTGGGTTTCATCCGGGAAATGATTGGAGAACGCGTTACTCTTTGGGTGGAGTTGGTTCTCGGAACGCCTGTTGTCCTGTGGTCCGGCTTCCCATTCATGGTTCGTGGATGGCATTCTGTGGTGAACCGTTCTCTCAACATGTTCACCTTGATCGGGATGGGCGTTAGCGCAGCTTATATATTTAGCGTCGTCGCAGTGATTTCTCCGGGTATTTTTCCTGATGGCTTCAGAGACGCACAGGGACATGTCGGTGTGTATTTCGAAGCTGCAGCTGTCATC from Thalassospira sp. ER-Se-21-Dark includes these protein-coding regions:
- a CDS encoding YHS domain-containing protein → MENILSWLLWGAFIILMMRFGCGAHMFGHKKHTHNKKQADGQAEAIRWEHPQSAVDPVCHKTVDPRIAKTAIYGGEVFYFCSDTCRSKFEVSPDTYVDGSAISRQTHVSPS
- a CDS encoding cytochrome c; the protein is MKKQINWPKYLVIGFFAVGIIAMTLNSFLPGKDDIKDLELTDSGIALPSFSKEAMVGNQLFDMNCVACHGGNATGTEQGPPLMHRIYNPGHHSDRAFYLAVQNGAKQHHWPFGDMPAQPQVSSEQVARIIRYIRELQEANGIAYQKHQM
- a CDS encoding APC family permease, encoding MDHQAEYKKNSISLLGAISMGTGVMIGAGIFALTGQIAELAGKWFPLSFLFGALVTAFSAYTYIKMSNAFPSAGGIGMILQKAYGPGAIAGGAALLMAFSMVINESLVARTFGTYVLRAFDLTELEVLIPVLGVCLIIFAYAVNRAGNKSVGLFSMVMAALKIGGIALFAIAALWAGGYSFEPSSPDGASFPLAGFVASIALSILAFKGFTTITNSGAEIVSPHKNVGRAITFSILICVVVYILVALAVGSSLDLDELIKAKDYALAQAAQPALGPIGFYLTVLLAVVATASGLLASVFAVSRMLAMLTDMEMIPHSHFGMSGSIKDHTLVYTVVVAALLTIFFDLSRIASLGVFFYLVMDVLIHWGCFKYLRQEIGARGFVMITAIVFDIIVLLVFAGMKLQSDPSIVLIATLMIVAVFIFERWFLSNWINQSAKAHSHDHSEH